The following coding sequences lie in one Xanthomonas hortorum pv. pelargonii genomic window:
- the can gene encoding carbonate dehydratase: MNELNHLLANNQAWSERIRREDPEFFSKLSTQQTPEYLWIGCSDSRVPANQIIDMAPGEVFVHRNIANVVVHTDLNCLSVIQFAVDVLKVKHVLVVGHYGCGGVFASLTQKRMGLVDNWIRHVTDVADKHEVCLHDAGDLPAQHARLCELNVLEQVVNVCRTTIVRDAWERGQELCVHGWVYSLRDGRVHDLGMSIDRSELLQERYDTALAQIQADHTER, translated from the coding sequence ATGAACGAGCTCAACCATTTACTCGCAAACAACCAGGCCTGGTCCGAGCGCATCCGTCGCGAAGACCCGGAATTCTTCTCCAAGCTGTCCACCCAGCAGACCCCTGAATATCTGTGGATCGGCTGCTCGGATTCGCGTGTGCCGGCCAACCAGATCATCGACATGGCGCCGGGCGAAGTGTTCGTGCACCGAAATATCGCCAACGTGGTGGTGCACACCGATCTGAATTGCCTGTCGGTGATCCAGTTCGCGGTGGACGTGCTCAAGGTCAAGCACGTGTTGGTGGTAGGTCATTACGGCTGCGGCGGCGTCTTCGCCAGCCTCACCCAGAAGCGTATGGGCCTGGTCGACAACTGGATCCGCCACGTCACCGATGTGGCCGACAAGCATGAAGTCTGTCTGCACGATGCCGGCGACTTGCCGGCGCAGCACGCACGGCTATGCGAGCTCAATGTTCTGGAACAGGTGGTCAATGTCTGCCGCACCACCATCGTGCGCGATGCATGGGAACGCGGCCAGGAACTGTGCGTGCATGGTTGGGTCTACAGCCTGCGCGATGGCCGCGTGCACGATCTGGGCATGTCGATCGACCGCTCCGAGCTGCTGCAGGAGCGTTACGACACGGCACTGGCGCAGATTCAGGCCGATCACACCGAACGCTGA
- the rplI gene encoding 50S ribosomal protein L9, with protein sequence MDLILLQKVTNLGNLGDKVSVKPGYGRNFLVPQGKAVPATAANVEAFETKRADYEAKANSILADAQSRATKFEGASVTIGAHASTEGKLYGSVGPRDIAEAFTAAGLPLEKSEVILGEGAFRNVGEYDVVLHLHADVETSVKVIVESDA encoded by the coding sequence ATGGATCTGATTCTTCTGCAGAAAGTGACCAACCTGGGCAACCTGGGCGACAAGGTCAGCGTCAAGCCGGGTTACGGCCGCAATTTCCTCGTGCCGCAGGGCAAGGCCGTTCCGGCCACCGCTGCCAACGTGGAAGCGTTCGAAACCAAGCGTGCCGATTACGAGGCCAAGGCCAACAGCATCCTGGCCGATGCACAGAGCCGCGCCACCAAGTTCGAAGGCGCCAGCGTCACCATCGGTGCGCATGCGTCCACCGAAGGCAAGCTGTACGGTTCGGTCGGCCCGCGCGACATCGCCGAGGCGTTCACCGCCGCCGGCCTGCCGCTGGAAAAGAGCGAAGTGATCCTGGGCGAAGGCGCATTCCGCAATGTCGGCGAGTACGACGTTGTGCTGCACCTGCACGCCGATGTGGAAACCTCGGTCAAGGTCATCGTCGAATCCGACGCCTGA
- a CDS encoding 3-hydroxyanthranilate 3,4-dioxygenase codes for MLVPPINLHAWIEQHRHLLKPPVGNKCIQQDGFIIMIVGGPNARTDYHYDEGPEWFFQLEGEMVLKVQDEGVARDIPIRAGEIFLLPPKVPHSPQRAAGSIGLVIERERLPNEQDGLQWYCLQCNHKLYEAMFPLQNIETDFPPVFDHFYRSLALRTCTQCGHVHPAPERYAATEA; via the coding sequence ATGCTGGTCCCGCCGATCAACCTGCATGCCTGGATCGAACAACACCGCCACCTGCTCAAACCGCCGGTGGGCAACAAATGCATCCAGCAGGACGGCTTCATCATCATGATCGTCGGCGGGCCGAATGCGCGCACCGACTATCACTACGATGAGGGCCCGGAGTGGTTCTTCCAGCTCGAAGGCGAGATGGTACTGAAGGTGCAGGACGAGGGCGTGGCACGCGACATTCCGATCCGCGCCGGCGAAATCTTTCTACTGCCGCCGAAGGTGCCGCACTCGCCACAGCGCGCGGCCGGCTCGATCGGCCTGGTGATCGAGCGCGAGCGCTTGCCCAACGAACAGGACGGCCTGCAATGGTATTGCCTGCAGTGCAATCACAAACTGTACGAGGCGATGTTTCCGCTGCAGAACATCGAAACCGATTTTCCGCCGGTGTTCGATCATTTCTACCGCTCGCTTGCGCTGCGCACCTGCACCCAGTGCGGGCACGTGCATCCGGCGCCCGAGCGTTATGCCGCAACTGAGGCGTAA
- the rpsR gene encoding 30S ribosomal protein S18 — MSKFFRRRKFCKFTAEGVKEIDYKDLNTLRQYLTENGKIVPSRVTGTKSKYQRQLATAVKRSRFLALIPYTDNHDV; from the coding sequence ATGTCCAAGTTCTTCCGTCGTCGCAAGTTCTGCAAGTTCACCGCCGAAGGCGTGAAAGAGATCGATTACAAGGATCTCAACACCCTGCGTCAGTACCTCACCGAGAACGGCAAGATCGTGCCGAGCCGCGTGACCGGTACCAAGTCCAAGTACCAGCGTCAGCTGGCGACGGCCGTCAAGCGCTCGCGTTTCCTGGCGCTGATTCCGTACACGGACAATCACGACGTCTAA
- the asnS gene encoding asparagine--tRNA ligase, translating into MTVVSVEHALAGKLPEGGEVTVRGWVRTLRGSAGLAFINVTDGSCFAPIQVVANDTLPNFDEVKRLTSGCSLIAKGVLVKSQGKGQSFEIQASGVEIVGWVEDPLTYPIQPKPMSPEFLREVAHLRPRTNLFGAVTRIRNCLAQAVHRFFHQNGFNWISTPIVTTSDAEGAGQMFRVSTLDMANLPRNEKGEVDFSRDFFGKETFLTVSGQLNVEAYCLALSKVYTFGPTFRAENSHTTRHLAEFWMIEPEIAFADLAEDARLAEQFLKYLFRAVLDERGDDLAFLAERVDKNAISKLEAFINAPFEQIDYTDAVKLLQNSGKKFDFPVEWGLDLQTEHERWLTEEHIGRPVVVTNYPEHIKAFYMRLNDDGKTVAAMDVLAPGIGEIIGGSQREERLDVLDARMAQFGLDKEHYSWYRDFRRYGSVPHAGFGLGFERLVVYVCGLSNIRDAIPYPRAPGSAEF; encoded by the coding sequence ATGACGGTGGTCAGCGTTGAACATGCGCTTGCGGGGAAACTCCCCGAAGGCGGCGAAGTCACGGTACGGGGGTGGGTGCGCACGCTGCGCGGATCTGCCGGACTGGCCTTCATCAACGTGACCGATGGCTCGTGCTTCGCTCCGATCCAGGTGGTGGCGAATGACACCCTGCCCAATTTCGACGAGGTCAAGCGCCTGACCAGCGGCTGCTCGCTGATCGCCAAGGGCGTGCTGGTGAAGTCGCAGGGCAAGGGCCAGTCGTTCGAAATCCAGGCCAGCGGTGTCGAGATCGTCGGTTGGGTCGAGGACCCGCTGACCTACCCGATCCAGCCCAAGCCGATGTCGCCGGAATTCCTGCGCGAAGTGGCGCATCTGCGCCCGCGCACCAATCTGTTCGGCGCGGTCACGCGTATCCGCAACTGCCTGGCGCAGGCGGTGCACCGTTTCTTCCATCAGAACGGCTTCAACTGGATCAGCACCCCGATCGTGACCACGTCCGACGCCGAAGGTGCCGGGCAGATGTTCCGCGTCTCGACGCTGGACATGGCCAACCTGCCGCGCAACGAGAAGGGCGAGGTCGATTTCAGCCGCGACTTCTTTGGCAAGGAGACCTTCCTGACCGTGTCCGGCCAGCTCAACGTGGAGGCGTATTGCCTAGCGCTGAGCAAGGTCTACACGTTCGGCCCCACCTTCCGCGCCGAAAACAGCCACACCACGCGCCATCTGGCCGAGTTCTGGATGATCGAGCCGGAAATCGCCTTTGCCGATCTGGCCGAAGACGCGCGCCTGGCCGAGCAGTTCCTCAAGTACCTGTTCCGCGCGGTGCTGGACGAGCGCGGCGACGATCTGGCATTCCTGGCCGAGCGCGTGGACAAGAACGCGATCAGCAAGCTGGAAGCCTTCATCAATGCCCCGTTCGAGCAGATCGATTACACCGACGCGGTAAAGCTGCTGCAGAACTCCGGCAAGAAGTTCGACTTCCCGGTCGAATGGGGCCTGGATCTGCAGACCGAACACGAGCGCTGGCTGACCGAAGAACATATCGGCCGTCCGGTGGTGGTGACCAACTACCCCGAGCACATCAAGGCCTTCTACATGCGCCTGAATGACGACGGCAAGACGGTCGCTGCGATGGATGTGCTGGCACCGGGCATCGGCGAGATCATCGGCGGCAGCCAGCGCGAAGAGCGCCTGGATGTACTGGATGCACGCATGGCGCAATTCGGCCTGGATAAGGAGCACTACAGCTGGTACCGCGATTTCCGTCGCTACGGCTCGGTGCCGCATGCCGGCTTCGGCCTGGGGTTCGAGCGGCTGGTGGTCTACGTGTGCGGCCTGAGCAATATCCGCGACGCCATCCCGTATCCGCGCGCGCCGGGCAGCGCCGAGTTTTGA
- the rpsF gene encoding 30S ribosomal protein S6 — protein sequence MSRHYEVVFLVHPDQSEQVPAMIERYKSLIEGGNGTIHRLEDWGRRQLAYPIQNLVKAHYVLLNIEVDQAVLSELVESFRFNDAVLRHLVVKRDGPDTEQSLIMKSKDEKGDKPERSERRRRDDDEGDAAPAATDTDGDNAEAA from the coding sequence ATGAGTCGTCATTACGAAGTCGTGTTCCTGGTCCACCCGGATCAGAGCGAGCAGGTCCCGGCCATGATCGAGCGCTACAAGTCGCTGATCGAGGGCGGTAACGGCACCATCCACCGTCTGGAAGACTGGGGCCGTCGTCAGCTGGCTTACCCGATCCAGAACCTGGTGAAGGCGCATTACGTGCTGCTCAACATCGAAGTCGACCAGGCCGTGCTGAGCGAGCTGGTGGAAAGCTTCCGCTTCAACGATGCGGTGCTGCGTCACCTGGTCGTCAAGCGCGATGGCCCGGACACCGAGCAGTCGCTGATCATGAAGAGCAAGGACGAGAAGGGCGACAAGCCCGAGCGTAGCGAGCGTCGTCGTCGTGATGACGATGAGGGCGATGCTGCACCTGCCGCCACCGATACCGACGGCGACAACGCCGAAGCCGCTTAA
- the zipA gene encoding cell division protein ZipA, translating to MSDMAMIRIGILIAGLLLVAAIFLFGRPKKSPQGRRVDKDEGQPRERREPVISGEPGVEGDPFERTEGAEQSELNLDDADAAGGNDVGKRPNQDFDKIVSLFVAAKAGQVLRGEDVVVAAEKTGLVFGHMNVFHRLVEGHPERGPIFSMASILKPGSFDMANIRDMQTPAIAFFLTLPAPMTALDAWEKMLPTVQRMAELLDGVVLDDSRNALGRQRVAHIRDELRAYDRQHQAPPLTKSPRW from the coding sequence ATGTCCGACATGGCCATGATCCGGATCGGGATCCTGATCGCTGGACTGCTGCTGGTCGCGGCCATCTTTCTGTTTGGTCGCCCGAAAAAATCGCCGCAAGGGCGCCGGGTCGACAAGGACGAGGGGCAGCCGCGCGAACGCCGCGAGCCGGTGATTTCCGGCGAGCCGGGTGTGGAGGGCGACCCGTTCGAGCGCACTGAAGGTGCCGAGCAGAGCGAACTCAATCTGGACGATGCAGATGCGGCCGGCGGCAACGATGTCGGCAAGCGTCCCAACCAGGACTTCGACAAGATCGTCTCGCTGTTTGTCGCGGCCAAGGCTGGGCAGGTGCTGCGTGGCGAAGACGTGGTGGTGGCTGCAGAGAAGACCGGGTTGGTGTTCGGCCACATGAATGTCTTCCACCGGTTGGTGGAAGGGCACCCGGAGCGCGGGCCGATCTTCAGCATGGCCAGCATCCTCAAGCCCGGCAGTTTCGACATGGCCAACATCCGCGACATGCAGACCCCGGCGATTGCGTTTTTCCTCACGCTGCCGGCGCCGATGACCGCGCTGGATGCCTGGGAAAAAATGCTGCCGACCGTGCAGCGCATGGCCGAACTGCTCGATGGCGTGGTGCTGGACGACAGCCGCAATGCGCTGGGCCGTCAACGTGTGGCACATATCCGCGACGAACTGCGCGCCTACGATCGCCAGCATCAGGCACCGCCGCTGACCAAGTCGCCGCGCTGGTGA
- the smc gene encoding chromosome segregation protein SMC → MRLSTIKLSGFKSFVDPTTLHLPTNMTGIVGPNGCGKSNIIDAVRWVMGESSASRLRGDSLTDVIFSGSSARKPVSQATVELIFDNSDHTITGEFASFNEISVKRLVSRDGTSAYYLNGTKCRRRDITDLFLGTGLGPRSYSIIEQGMISQIIEARPEDLRVYLEEAAGISKYKERRKETETRIRHTRENLDRLGDLREEITKQLAHLQRQARQAEQYQALQEERRIKDAEWKALEYRGLDGRLQGLREKLNQEETRLQQLIAEQRDAEARIETGRVRREEAAEAVAKAQADVYQVGGALARIEQQIQHQRELAHRLHKARDEAQSQLQELTQHISGDSARLAVLREAVDAAEPQLEQLREDHEFRQESLREAEARLADWQQRWETHNRDTGEASRAGEVERTRVDYLDRQSLEADRRREALVNERAGLDLDALAEAFEQIELRHETQKTSLDGLTEQVEARKHALGGLQEQQRASQGELAEVRKQAQAARGRLSSLETLQQAALGQEQGAAVAWLKSRGLDSAARVGERITVESGWENAVEGALGQLIEGVLVDAPEQLVDALGELGDGRIALVSSASDNATFAPTSLAAKVQGPIAIRRLLARLHAAEDLDAARTLQRGLPEGDSVITRNGELLGEGWVRVSRSGAAKQGALLREREIQELRAQIETLQEREADLEQRLGSFREQLLAAEQQREDAQRQLYMAHRSVSELAGQLQSQQGKVDAARTRIERIENELSQLLETLDTSREQAREARAKLEDAVTLMGDLQGTRAALENERRQLTDARDQARDAARGVRDAMHALALTLESQRTQITSLSQTLERMDSQRGQLDTRLEDLVAQLSEGDSPVETLEHEHQAALSERVRTERVLSEARTMLESVDGELRSYEQTRQQRDEQALGQRERISQRKLDQQALVLSAEQLEAAVVKAGFVLEDVVNGLPESANLAEWEVAVGQIDGRMRRLEPVNLAAIQEYGEAAQRSEYLDAQNLDLNTALETLEEAIRKIDRETRGRFKDTFDRVNSGVQALYPRLFGGGHAYLELTGEDLLDTGVTIMARPPGKRVSSISLLSGGEKAMTAVALVFAIFQLNPAPFCLLDEVDAPLDEANVGRLANMVREMSEKVQFLFVSHNKATMEAARQLSGVTMREPGVSRLVSVDLEEAARLAGAA, encoded by the coding sequence ATGCGCCTGTCCACGATCAAACTGTCCGGTTTCAAGTCGTTCGTCGACCCGACCACGTTGCACCTGCCCACCAACATGACCGGCATCGTCGGCCCCAATGGTTGCGGCAAGTCCAACATCATCGATGCGGTGCGCTGGGTGATGGGCGAAAGCTCGGCCAGCCGCCTGCGCGGCGACTCGCTGACCGACGTGATCTTCTCCGGATCCTCGGCGCGCAAGCCGGTGTCGCAGGCGACGGTGGAGCTGATCTTCGACAACTCCGATCACACCATCACCGGCGAGTTCGCCTCGTTCAACGAGATCTCGGTCAAGCGACTGGTCAGCCGCGACGGCACCAGTGCGTATTACCTCAACGGCACCAAATGCCGACGCCGCGACATCACCGACCTGTTCCTGGGTACGGGTCTGGGTCCGCGCAGCTACTCGATCATCGAGCAGGGCATGATCAGCCAGATCATCGAGGCGCGCCCGGAAGATCTGCGCGTGTATCTGGAAGAGGCCGCCGGCATTTCCAAGTACAAGGAACGCCGCAAGGAAACCGAAACGCGCATTCGCCACACCCGCGAAAATCTCGATCGCCTGGGCGATCTGCGCGAAGAAATCACCAAGCAGCTGGCGCATCTGCAGCGCCAGGCGCGCCAAGCCGAGCAGTATCAGGCCCTGCAGGAAGAGCGTCGGATCAAGGACGCCGAGTGGAAGGCGCTGGAATACCGCGGCCTGGATGGTCGGTTGCAGGGCCTGCGCGAAAAATTGAATCAGGAAGAGACCCGCCTGCAGCAGCTGATCGCCGAACAGCGCGATGCCGAAGCGCGGATCGAAACCGGGCGCGTGCGTCGCGAGGAAGCCGCCGAAGCGGTGGCCAAGGCGCAGGCCGACGTCTATCAGGTCGGTGGCGCGTTGGCGCGCATCGAGCAACAGATCCAGCATCAGCGCGAACTCGCGCATCGCCTGCACAAGGCGCGCGATGAGGCGCAAAGCCAGTTGCAGGAACTGACGCAACACATCAGCGGCGACTCGGCCAGATTGGCGGTGCTGCGCGAGGCGGTGGACGCGGCCGAGCCGCAACTGGAACAGCTGCGCGAAGATCACGAATTCCGCCAGGAATCGCTACGCGAAGCGGAAGCGCGGCTGGCCGACTGGCAGCAGCGCTGGGAAACCCATAACCGCGATACCGGCGAGGCCTCGCGTGCCGGCGAAGTGGAGCGCACGCGTGTCGATTATCTCGATCGCCAGTCGCTGGAAGCCGACCGCCGCCGCGAAGCATTGGTCAACGAGCGCGCCGGGCTGGATCTGGATGCGCTGGCCGAAGCGTTCGAGCAGATCGAGCTACGCCATGAAACGCAAAAGACCTCGCTGGACGGGCTGACCGAGCAGGTCGAAGCGCGCAAGCACGCGCTCGGCGGGCTGCAGGAACAGCAACGGGCCAGCCAGGGCGAACTGGCCGAAGTACGCAAGCAGGCGCAGGCCGCGCGTGGTCGGCTGTCGTCGCTGGAAACCCTGCAGCAGGCCGCGCTCGGTCAGGAGCAGGGCGCGGCGGTGGCGTGGCTGAAATCGCGCGGGCTGGATTCGGCTGCGCGTGTCGGCGAACGCATCACGGTCGAAAGCGGCTGGGAAAATGCGGTCGAAGGTGCATTGGGGCAATTGATCGAAGGCGTGCTGGTGGATGCGCCGGAGCAACTGGTCGACGCGCTGGGCGAGTTGGGCGATGGCCGCATCGCGCTGGTATCTAGCGCCAGCGACAACGCCACCTTCGCACCGACCTCGCTGGCGGCCAAGGTGCAGGGGCCGATCGCGATCCGTCGCCTGCTCGCGCGCCTGCATGCGGCCGAGGATCTGGATGCCGCACGCACGCTGCAGCGCGGCCTGCCCGAGGGCGATTCGGTCATCACCCGCAATGGCGAGCTGCTGGGCGAGGGCTGGGTGCGCGTGTCGCGTTCCGGTGCCGCCAAGCAGGGCGCCTTGTTGCGCGAGCGCGAGATTCAAGAATTACGCGCGCAGATCGAAACCTTGCAGGAGCGCGAAGCCGACCTTGAGCAGCGCCTGGGCAGCTTCCGTGAGCAGCTGCTGGCCGCCGAGCAGCAACGCGAAGATGCGCAGCGTCAGTTGTACATGGCGCATCGCAGCGTCTCCGAGCTGGCCGGTCAGCTGCAGAGCCAGCAAGGCAAGGTCGATGCCGCACGCACGCGCATCGAACGCATCGAAAACGAGTTGTCGCAGCTGCTGGAAACGCTGGACACCAGCCGCGAGCAGGCACGCGAAGCGCGCGCCAAACTCGAAGACGCGGTGACCCTCATGGGCGATCTGCAGGGCACCCGTGCGGCTTTGGAAAACGAACGCCGTCAGCTCACCGATGCGCGCGACCAGGCCCGTGACGCCGCACGTGGCGTGCGCGATGCGATGCATGCACTAGCACTCACGCTGGAATCGCAGCGCACGCAAATCACCTCGCTCAGTCAGACGCTGGAGCGCATGGACAGCCAGCGCGGCCAGCTCGATACGCGCCTGGAAGATCTGGTCGCCCAGCTCAGCGAAGGCGATTCGCCGGTGGAAACGCTGGAGCACGAGCATCAGGCCGCCTTGAGCGAGCGTGTGCGCACCGAGCGCGTACTGAGCGAAGCGCGCACCATGCTGGAGAGTGTTGACGGCGAATTGCGCAGCTACGAACAGACCCGTCAGCAGCGCGACGAACAGGCACTGGGCCAGCGCGAGCGCATCTCGCAGCGCAAGCTCGATCAGCAAGCCCTGGTGCTCAGCGCCGAACAGTTGGAGGCTGCGGTGGTGAAGGCCGGCTTCGTGCTCGAAGACGTGGTCAACGGCTTGCCCGAATCCGCCAATCTGGCCGAGTGGGAAGTGGCGGTCGGCCAGATCGATGGGCGCATGCGGCGGCTGGAACCGGTCAACCTGGCCGCGATCCAGGAATACGGCGAAGCGGCGCAACGCTCGGAATATCTCGACGCGCAGAACCTGGATCTCAACACCGCGCTGGAAACCCTGGAAGAGGCGATCCGCAAGATCGACCGCGAGACCCGCGGCCGTTTCAAGGACACCTTCGACCGCGTCAATTCCGGCGTGCAGGCACTGTATCCGCGGCTGTTCGGCGGCGGGCATGCCTATCTGGAACTTACCGGCGAAGATCTGCTCGACACCGGCGTGACCATCATGGCGCGCCCGCCGGGCAAGCGCGTGTCCAGCATCTCGCTGCTGTCCGGTGGCGAAAAGGCGATGACCGCGGTGGCGCTGGTGTTTGCGATCTTCCAACTCAATCCCGCACCGTTCTGCCTGCTCGACGAGGTGGACGCGCCGCTGGACGAAGCCAATGTCGGCCGCCTGGCCAACATGGTTCGGGAAATGAGCGAGAAAGTGCAGTTCCTGTTCGTCAGCCACAACAAGGCGACGATGGAGGCCGCGCGTCAGCTCTCCGGCGTGACCATGCGCGAGCCGGGCGTCAGCCGTCTGGTCAGCGTTGACCTGGAAGAAGCCGCACGTTTGGCGGGTGCGGCATGA
- a CDS encoding HesB/IscA family protein produces the protein MAISLTPAALERVQRFVQQTPGTLGLRFGVTKTGCSGWGHITDLARDQRADDAVFEQDGVRIFVDPTSLPLVDGTCIDFGKHGLSETFTFSNPNATAECGCGESFTTAAEHR, from the coding sequence ATGGCCATCAGCCTCACCCCCGCCGCGCTGGAGCGCGTGCAGCGTTTCGTGCAGCAGACCCCGGGGACGCTGGGCCTGCGCTTCGGCGTGACCAAGACCGGTTGTTCGGGCTGGGGCCACATCACCGACCTGGCGCGCGACCAGCGCGCTGACGACGCGGTATTCGAGCAGGACGGCGTGCGCATCTTCGTCGACCCCACCAGCCTGCCGCTGGTCGATGGCACCTGCATCGACTTCGGCAAGCACGGGCTCAGCGAGACCTTTACCTTCAGCAACCCCAATGCCACCGCCGAGTGCGGCTGCGGCGAGAGCTTCACGACGGCAGCCGAGCACCGCTGA
- a CDS encoding FMN-binding negative transcriptional regulator: protein MYAPRAFVQTDLALLDWLIARDPFVTLISQGEDGQPAITHLPVLYRRDDQAVVIEGHWARPNPQARTPGDAVIVVQGPHAYVSPSWYLDKEAAARVPTWNYAVAHLHGRCSQITDEREVGDLIGRMSAHFEQRVGSDWLFEMERDSHRRQLRGLVGFRFVPSRIELTFKLSQNHPAGNVAAVSNTLEQQASSESRELATLMRDALRARDGAA, encoded by the coding sequence ATGTACGCCCCACGCGCGTTTGTGCAGACCGATCTGGCCTTGCTGGACTGGCTGATCGCGCGCGACCCGTTCGTTACCCTGATCAGCCAGGGCGAGGACGGCCAGCCGGCAATCACGCATCTACCGGTGCTGTACCGACGCGATGACCAAGCAGTTGTCATCGAAGGCCACTGGGCGCGCCCCAACCCGCAGGCACGCACTCCCGGCGATGCGGTGATTGTGGTGCAGGGACCGCACGCCTACGTGTCGCCCAGCTGGTATCTGGACAAGGAAGCGGCCGCGCGCGTGCCGACCTGGAATTACGCGGTGGCGCATCTGCATGGACGTTGCAGCCAGATCACCGATGAGCGGGAAGTCGGCGATCTGATCGGCCGCATGAGCGCGCATTTCGAACAGCGTGTGGGCAGCGATTGGTTGTTCGAGATGGAGCGCGACAGCCACCGCCGGCAACTGCGCGGCCTGGTCGGCTTTCGCTTCGTGCCCAGCCGCATCGAGCTCACCTTCAAACTCAGTCAGAACCATCCGGCCGGCAATGTCGCTGCGGTCAGCAATACGCTGGAACAACAAGCCTCCAGCGAATCCCGTGAGCTGGCCACGCTGATGCGCGATGCCTTGCGCGCACGCGATGGCGCGGCCTGA